A window of Athene noctua chromosome 27, bAthNoc1.hap1.1, whole genome shotgun sequence genomic DNA:
tcttcgtggcctcctctggcccctcttgagcaggtccgtgtcctgatattggtgcccccagagctggacccaccactgcaggggggtctcacgagagcatagcagagggggagaatcccccccccccctcaccctgctgcccacaccgctctgggtgcagcccaggacacaggtggatttctgggctgcaagcagacgttgctggctcacagtcagtttttcatccattgattcccccaagtccttctccctggggctgctctccatcccctcctcgcgtagcctgggtttgtgcttgggattgccccaacccaggggcacgaccttgcacttggccttgttgagttccatgaggtttgcacagacccacctctccagcctgtccaggtcgctctggatggcacagcccttccctccagcgtgtcaccgccccacacagctgggtgtcattggtgaacttgctgagggtgcctcgatcccactgtctgtgttgccaacaaagatgttaaacagtccCAACCCCAACACCTGAGGACACCACCCATCACTGCtccccacttggacattgagccgcCGACCGCAGCTCTTTgggtgcgaccatccagccaatcccttatccactgagtgatccatctgtcaaatccacgcCTCTCCAAtccagagacaaggatgtcatggacagtgtcaaatgctttgcactaGTCCAGGAAGATGACAgtagttgctcttcctttatccactaATGCTCTAATTCCTGTCATAGGCAGCTACCAAGTTTGTCAGGCACTATTTGCTGTTAGtagaagccatgttggctgtcaccagtctcCTCCTTATTATCCATGTCCCCTAGCATAGTTTCAGGAGAATCTACTCCTTGagcttgccaggcacagaggtgagactgactggcctgtcgttccccaggtcttccttttttccctttttaaaaatggaggttatgtttcccattttccagtcagtgggaacttcactagcctgccacaacttctcaaatatgatggatagtggttGAGCCACTTTATCCGCCAGGTCCCTCAGGACCtgcggatgcatctcatcaggtcccacagaCCCTGAACCTGCTCTTCTCCTACAGTGGCAGTTCTttattctcccagtccctgcctttgccttctgcatcttgggtggtgtgacTGCAGCACATGCCAGTGAAGACTAAGGAAAAGAAGTTTTTGAGTACCTCAGTGTTCTCCATAttctgggtaaccaggtctcccattgccttctggagagggcccacattttcccattttccttttttcaccaatgtacctatagaagcttttcttgttgcccttgacatccccaTCCAGATTTAATAttagggctttggccttcctaacctgatccctggctgctcagacaatttctctgtatacCTCCCAgcctatctgtccttgcttccaccctctgtaggcttcatttttgtgtttgagcttgtccagaagctccttgttcacccatgcagcctcctggcattcttacctgactttctctctgttgggatgcatcgctcctgagccaTCACAAGGTTCTTCCAGAGAGCACTAGAGCTTTCACAGGGCTTTTCTGTGCCCCAGAGGGaccctgctgctctccagagagCCTCCAGGCTTTTGCTGGGCTTTGTCAGGGCCCAGACAATGCCATTCTACCTCCCTGAGACCCTTGGGGCTTTTACTGGACTTTACCGAAGCCCTGGCAGGGCTGTTCTGCCCTCCAGAATGCCCCAGGGCCTTTGCTGGGGATTGCCAGGGCTGTCAGAGGGCCATGCTGCTTTTGGCCAGGCTTTGTGGGGACCCAGGCAGAGTCCTGGTAGCCTCCAGATTACCTGCAAGACCTTCACCAGGCTTTGCTGTGGCCTGTGTGGGGCCTTGCAGCCTTCCAGAGAgcccctctgagctcaaaccgcAACACTTCACATTAAGCATCACTATCTATCCTGGAAACACCCCGCTCATGAACATAGGCTGCTGAACCCCTGACAGGTTAGTATTTATATTGCAATATAGTTATGAGTAGCAaaacagggtttgtttttttttaatgttatctttTATCTGTTGGCTGCCCACTGCGAGCAGGATGAGATTGTGTTCAGATGTCAAGCAAGTCCTCTAGTTATAGTCCATGAACGAGTCACCCTCTGAAATCCCGTTCAAGTCCAGCTAAAGCTCTGCCCGGCCTGATGGTCAGTTTGGCGATGATCTCTGGAGCGATGCGCTACTGGAAAAGCCGAGGTGTGGCCTTTGCCAACGTGGACAGCACCCTCGTGTGGAAAACCGGGgtccctgcacacccaccctgACCTGGCTCCGTCAAACCCTTTGAGCCGGGTTGTCCAGACAGTTCTTCACACAGCACCGTGTGAAGCTGCGTGTGTCACAGTGGGACATCTGGACCAGAAGGATGATGTGAGAGACAACAGCAAAATTCTGACTCTAGAAAAATTACATCCACCACATTCCCTTCATCTGCTGGGTGGGTGACCTCATGCTAGAAGGATTATCTAATGAAATGAAaaggactttccctttgtgaacccgtgttgactgtgcctgatagTTCATTGTTATATACATGCCCTCAGTAGCACCCAGTATAATCTTCTCCAGCGTTTTTCCAGGAGCTGAGGTTGGACTCACAGGTCTGTAGGCTCACGGGTATTCCCTCATGCTCTTCTTGTCAGCTGGAATCACACTAGCCAGCTTCCAGGCAGCTGGGACCTCCCAGACTCCCAAGGCAGACAATGGAGAGGGGTCCTGCCAAAACATCCATCTTCTCCTCAAGTACTCTGGGGTGAATCCGATCAGGTGCAGGGGCTTGTGATCATTCAGCTGATCTCTGACAAATTCAGTGGCCACAAATGGAAAATCACTGTTCCCCTAGTCGGAGTGGTTTGACTCAGGGGATCAGGCAGCCCAAGGACTAGGagtattattaaagactgaggcaaaagacATGTTGAATCCCTCAATTTGCCTTTAAGCCTGTCTGTCAGGTGACCATTATCCACAAGtctcactctgatgttttcttcagagctcttCTTGCtacaatcctactgaaaaatcccttcttgttgtcagacacatcaccGGACGCTTCCAACTCTAACTGAgcggcctctcctctctcctccctgcgtgtCTGAGGCCCCAGTTTCTGCGTCTCATGCAGCTCCCCGAAATCTTCTCCCCCCAAGGTAGGCAGCGACCCTGACCCCGacccctgcagcctggggacgcttttgggggcaagagcggagctgagcGCCGGCCATGgctcccgtctctcttccaggctcagccaacctgtgcccattgcccgggcaggagcagcccttccctgcagcctggacaaccccggcgggggggggaccccacgccccccaggcccctccagcaggtatggcacccctctcTGCTCCGGCACCCTGGCTCAGCGCCCCCGACCACGGGCATCCCAGCGTCCCCATCActgccgtgtcccctccccaggcagttcTTGCACGGGGGTCCGGCAAGCTCCTCTTGCTACAGTCCTACTGACaaatcccttcttgttgtcagacacatcaccGGACGCTTCcaactctaactgagctttggcctctcctctctcctccctgcgtgtgcgagccacggctctgccccttcctgccaggcctgaccttgctcccagagatggtgcaattccttttgcctctgcagctcagcgagcaggtccctgctcggccaagcccccttctgccccctcgcttgacgcCTGACACGGGGCAgttgcctgctccccagctcctccaaggTGCTTCTTCAACCCTGAGCAGCACTCGCCGGCTCCTgaggcctcacctgcaggttgccagggACTCTGCTAAGTACCTCCCCAAAGAGCGTAACGTTTGCTCTCTCACAACCCTCCggagcaactctgctgcccttttctcctccttccagtgacCAGCTTCAACTCAACAATCCTGCCATGGCTCTGGCCCAGACAGTGCCCTGCCAccccatgtcccaccagcccttctgcaCTCCCTCCAAGCCAGTCTCGGGGGGCATCTCTCCTAATTGCCTCCCcgagtccttgtgacaagaagttctccccacagagctcaggactgtttcagccctgctcGTCCCGGCAGGACGGGATTCCCAGCGGGTGTTACTGGGCAgttggcagctgccacaaggaccaggCTCAGcgctccagagatttctcccagtGCCCGCAGAGGAACTGCGCAGTGCTGGCGTCCCGGCTGGGCGAGCGGCAggagacacccactgggacatctgctttgttgtCCAACCCCCTCAGCCTCACCCCGAGGCTCCCAGCCATGTCGTCCTCgctgactgtcagccctgcagcatcacacctctccctgccctcgcctgccctacctgcccctcctgcccctcctgccccacctgccccctccgtcccagcactccaggtgtggggctcctgccaccaagtccccctgATGCcaaggctgtcccagctctgggcACGGACCAAGGCTTCCAGCCCAAGGCCCCTGCACCCACCGCTCCCTGGGGTGGCCACGCCCAGGAAGgggccagggctgagggaactgagcaCAAAGCACCAGCTCAGGTGGCTGATGGGCCCTCattccaccccctgccacccaccGCTCCTCCCAGACACCCCCACGTTAGGTCCGGGCTCCTCAGAACCCCTCAAGGGAGAGATGGGCTCACCCTGGTCCCTCTCCCCAGGTCTGGGCACAGCCCCCAGGCCTCCTCAAGGTGGATATGACCCCCCCAGGCCCTCCAGTACTCACACCCTGCTATGGGTACAGCCCCTCACACCTCCCTGCACCCCTTATTTTGGGGATGGGGGAGGGCAGTGTTGTGACCCGGACTGGGATCCCAGAGAGTCATAAAAGTTCTGTGAtgcccttgggttaaattaaggtgaagcGACACCAGATcagtttaaatgttttatttgaggTAGAAAGAGCTTGAACTTGGAGAAGGAAAGTACACGATGTGGGGTCTTAGAAATCTgtaaggaaggaaagaaaggaaaggaaagaagaaaaaggagagaaagagagtcaaagaaatagGATCCCCAGCCCAGgttccagcgttgtctcaggcCCACTCACACTGGGTGGGGGGTGCACACCCAGCAGCATTCTCTGTCGGTTTTTCCCTTCGTCTGACCAGCTGATTTGCAGATGAGACCAAGAGAGGCAGGTGTCCCGTGAGACGTGAGACGAGGGGCAGGTGGAGCAGGGGCTCTGCGCACGCCTCGAGGGCAGATGGGATGCACTAACCCCCTCGTCCGGTGGAGGCGGTGGTCGTGTTCGTCCCCTCCACCTCTGCTTTCCCTCCCTTGTTGCTTAGGTCCATCTGGTGATGGTTCTTCCTCTCTCTTATCACTTTTTTAACTTGAACATTTCACTCTGACCATGTTTCCCcactttgaggcttatctaaggagtctgggGACACAACAAGGGAGGGGACGCAAGGGAGTGGGGACCTGCATCCTTCGATAAGCTCCGCGCTGCCTTGGGCCACGTTGCAGAGACCAATCACAAAGGCCAGAGCTTGCCCTTGAGGTGTTCTTTGTCGATGAATGTCtgaggcattaattccttcagttccttacaggtGGGACAGCAGGGAACATGTCCTCCCCAGGGCTCTGAGGTGACAGGACATGGCTGGGATGTCGCAGCACTTGGAGCCCCCCCCTCCCAATCTTGTCCCCTTCTCTTCCACTCCCCAAAAGCTCCTGGCTGTTGTAGGGCTGCAGGGACACTGCTGGGGTCCTCCCACACCTCCGGGAATCACCAGGAAGCTCTAAGCTTATCCTGCTCGCCCACCAATACACAGCAGTTCAAttcctcctttatttttctccttttttatcaTGTTTTGGGTGTCAGGGTGGAGCCTGGACTCCCTCCAAAGCCCGTGACACTGCACCCCAACACTGGGAAAAGCCTTGGAGGTGTTGCGTGGAGCCTTGGGcctcccgctgctcagaactgtCTGGTGAGTGGCTTTTCTTTCCGCAGGGGCTTTAGAATATTTAATCTAATTTAGAGACTTGAGAGGGATTTTGAAGAACTCCTagtgggggggcagcagggcagtgctggggctgcactGAGGTGCTGCTTGTGGTCCCATCACATGATCCCAAATTTCTCCCAGCGTTGCGGTGTCAGTGCCTCTGTTTTGGTGGAATTCCCAGAGCCTCTGTCAGGGGCAGGTGCAGCCCTTCCGCCCCTTACCCTCTCCTGTGGCTGTAACCCCAACATTGCCCTCCCTCTGCCTCCTTTCCCCACCCTCTCCTCCAGCTCCACCGAAGATGTGGTTCCACGTGAGCCCCAGGAGACTCCTGAGCTATCTGGTGACTCTCCACGTCCTCCAGCTGGGATCAGGTAGGGatcctgcagggctgggggggctttTTCCCACTCTGGGGGCAGGGGAACCACTGACATGAGCTCACCCCAAGCCCTGCGGTGCTGGAAAATAATGTAGGTGCAACCTCTGTGTCTCTGTgaccttctccctcccccagaAAGCCTCAGAGTAGTGGGACCAGGCTCCCCTCTCCATGCCACCGTGGGGCAGGACGTGGTGCTGCCATGTCACTTGTCCCCACCCAAGGACGCTCGGAGCTTGGAGATCCTCTGGACCCGGCATCAGTTCTCAGAAATTGTGCACCACTACCGAAACGGAGAGGACCagtatggggagcagctgaggggctACCAGGGGAGGACAGAGTTGCTCACAGCTGGTCTCTCCAATGGAAGCCTGGACTTGCGAATCCTTGGTCTGAGACCCTCTGATGACGGCCAGTACCTCTGCACTGTACAAAATGCTGACTCATATGCAGAAGCTGCAGTGGAGCTGGAGGTGTCAGGTGTGTGGTCACTGTGGGGTTTCCAGGGGACAGTCTGGGTGTCCGTGGGTTTGTGTGTCCCTGCCAGGCCTCTGTCCCATCCTCCCGCCCTGCAGCTACATGCCAAAGGACAAGCGGTGGGGTCGGCCTGAGCTGTGGCctttggctttgctttttctgCCGTAGGAGACCTGGCGCCTTGTCTGGAAGCGTCAGGGCGTCCTGTGCAAAGCCGGGTGGATGCGGAGACGCTGCCTTGaggcgctggagctgggcagcTTGCTCTTCCTCTGCCAGGAGAGCTGGGAACGGGGGGCACCAACGCTCTGGGGCTCCTGCACAACTTGGGCTGGGCTTGGTGGTGCGAGGGGCTCTGCCACGGACGGTGCCTCAGCCCCTGTGGGCCCTGGGCTGTGTCTGGCACTGGGCGCGGGCTTTGCCTTTGAGCTGGGTCCATCCCTAAGTGGCCCCCCACGGGCtctccccagccacaggctcTGTCCCTCAGCTCTCTCTGGAGGCTTACGAGGACGGAGGCATCCGGGTGCTGTGTCGATCGGCCGGCTGGTACCCACAACCGCAGGTGCTGTGGAAAGATCCCGACGGGCAGCGTCTGCCCTCGCTCTCCCAGCGACATTCCTCTGACGAACAGGGCCTCTTTGATGTCGAAGACACCACCATTGTGAGCAGGAGCGGAGCCAGGAACTTCTCCTGCATGGTCAGGAACAGCCGGCTCAACCAGGAGCAGGAGTCATCCCTGCACATCTCAGGTGCGACCCCAGGGCTGGGCTTTGCTGTGCTGCTTGGAGCAGCTTTGATCTGGGGTTCCTGGGGaaaggggagggtggggggaccGGGGGGTCTGCACCTTCCAATGAGCTTCAGCGTGCAAGAGACCCTGAGCCTCCCCCGTGTGCTTGGGGCAGCATTGCTGCTGCCACAGGAAGGAGAGGCTGATGTCCCTTAATCCTAGGGACACGGTTTCTAGGAGCTAcgagtttggggtttttgctttttctccttctcctccgAGACGGGAGCGTAAGGCGAGCCCTTTTCCTGATGCTTCTTTGTTTCTCAGCTCCCTTTTTCCACAATGCCCATCCCTGGATGgtggctctggctgtgctcctCATGCTCTTGGTTGCGTTAACAGGCCTCAGTGCTTGTCTGTGGAGGAGGAAAGGTAAGTTTGTGAtggagggggtggagggaaagGGCTGGGTGTGGAGCGAGGCCAAGTCCTGACCCATGGATGTGCGTGGAAAGGGACCAGCGTTGTGTCCAAGCAGTGTTTTGCCTTCCTGAAGAAGCTCTTtgggcagaggagggaaggggccaAGGGCTGCCCGAGGTGTGGGAGGGAGCACAAGGAGCACGTCCAGAGCACTGTGATGGGGGGCAGGTCCCAGAGACCCTCCGGAGCATTTGCCCCTGATGACCCAAGCTGCTCTCCTGACcacctcttcctctgcctttgctTTGCAATGGTGCAGTCCCGCGAGCTGGGCAAGTCTTTCTGGCCCCTTCCACCACCAAAACTGCCTGAGAAAGGAGTCGCCCTGGGGGGATTGTGGCCCACCTGGAGTTTGGGGtgtgccccagctctgccagctcctgcGGGAGCAGCCATGGGATGAGAAGCTGTCCCCTCTGCTCACACattgcttctctttttcctttccagagaaACAAGACGCAGCAATGGGTGAGTGTCTCTGAGCTCTGGCACAGCGCAGGGTCCTCGCCCGGGCACTCTGTGCTCAGCACTTACTGCCCTTGCCcgtcctccccctccctccatcccccgGGTGTGGAGAAGCCCCAAGGGTCCAAGCCTGGTGGTGTGGGCAGCTCAGGGCTTCCCCCCAAGGCTGGACCCTCTCCCCTGCTGACAGTTGCTGGGGATGGGCTGTGGGATGTGACCACATCTTTTCTCTCCTTGTAGCATGGAGAAAGTTTCTGCTTCCTGAAAATCCAGGTAATTGGGTGGTTTTGGCCACTTTGTGTGGttctcctccctttccctctgtgctgggctggccaGTGCACAGAACTGGCCATGCCGAGGTGTGTTGGGTGCCTCAGCCTCTCCAAAGCATGGCGCTAGCTGGGGTCTCACCCCATTTTCATGCCTTTCTGACCCGTTCTGACTTGCATCCTTGGGGCGCAGAGTAGCCACCTCTCCCAGACAACCCCTGCACGGCCCAGACACAGCCACTGCCTCCCCAACCTGCTGCTCCCTTGTggggctccagccccaccatgggCTCTTTCCACGGGACCAAGCTGGGGCTGCATCTGTGATGGGGatcttgaggaggaaggagatgccCGGTCtcctggcccagggtggtgaaaccCTGACCGAGACTGAGCTCTGCCCCTGatgctctgcctcctcctgtcccCTGCAGATGTGGTGACGCTGGACCCAGACACGGCTCATTCCCAACTCATCCTGTCAGAGGATCGGAGAAGTGTGCGACTGGGAAGTGCACGGCAGGACCTGCCAGATAGCTCAAAGAGATTTAGTGATCGTTACTGtgtgctgggccaggaggggttCAGAGAGGGGAGGCACTGCTGGGAGGTTCAGGGGGACCTAGGAGGTGATTTCAATTGGGCTGTTGGGGTGGCCAGGGATAATATCGAGAGGAAGGGGTGTATGGATGTGGTACCCGAAGGAGGGTTCTGGGCAGTGCGGCACTATAGAGGGCATTTTGAGTCTCTCACTTGCCCTCGCACggtcctgtccccgtccccaaTGCCCAGCAGAATCTTGGTCTGTCTGGACTGCGCAGAGGGGCTGGTGACTTTCATCAACGCCAAGACTGGGGGTGAGATCTTCACTTTCCCACCAGATCAGTTCAGCGGGGAGATCCTCCGGCCCTGGTTTTGGGTGCAGACAAAGAACACTGAGCTGCACCTCAGGGGAGGCCCCCCTCAGTCACTCTGACCCCCTTCCATCCCCACCGCAGACCCCGGGAgctcctgcccttctccagacACTCCCCACTCTCCTCTCCTCGGGCCAGCGGCAGCAGATGCCCCTCTCAGCTCTGCCCGAGCCCAGGGAGCAGAGGGGCACTgaggggccgggggctgccaggggctgctctgtgccaccACAAACACCATGGTTGTTTTGCATCGGCAGATTTGGCCATGCTCTCGGTGCTGAGCCACTCTTCTCTCTCTGGGACACAGCGTGTCCTGCCCGGGCGCAGCAGGATCGGGCTCAGTAACCGTTGCCAGGTTCCCATGGAGTCTGGCCGTGGGGAGTCCTGTGGGCTTTTTGTCCTGCTCCCCAAAGGGCATTAGCAGCAGAGCCAGAGCCGTGGTGGTGCAGGAGCTTAAACTTTTGGAACAACACAGCAATATTATACTTAGAACAAGAGAGATTTTTGCTGTCTCTATGTCAAGTTGACAAGCCAAAGCCTTGTTTGAGCAAAAGCATCCCAAAGCAATTACACCTTGACGGGGACATTTCATCAGGACGTTTGAAGGATGTTTTGTGTCCATTGCCAATGTGGCAAGCAATCTCAAGGTCCATGTATCCTTGGCTGAACTCCTCTCAGTACAATACTAAAAATGACGGGTGTAGGTCAAGAGCCTTGCCCAGGTgtagacccttcccctgagcatgtgCAGTAGTAGAAGTATTGTGGTAGCAGTATTCTAATAGTATGTAAATTATTGACCAATCATTGTAGAGGGGATGGACTTGGAAAATGATTAAtctgcaagttttgtgtataaatatagtGTGGAAAATGCTGTTGGTGTGTGGGATTTATGGAAGGCCACCAAGCACACAGGCTTGCCCAACCCTGAAATGAAGAAGCAACGTCCCCTCCCGAGCGTGTCATTATTGATCCGTTGTACATTGGGCAATAATTCTGCTTTTTAGACAACAGCGGGACCGGGAGTGGGGCATAGGGGTGGATGTCACCCAACCCTCAGACACCCCATGTCTTCATTCTGGGGAGCCCCAAACTCTGCCAGCACATCAGGAAATGGCGAGCAGCAGCagacacccactgggacatctgctttgttgtCCATCCCCCTCAGCCTCACCCGAGGCTCCCAACCACATCCTCGctgtcagccctgcagcatcacacCTCTCTCGCCCCTCACCTGACTTTGAAGAgctggggggggcacgggcacacaccccagccagggcccaaggccttcgtcctgAACACACCAGCGTCCCCTCCTGTggggacagggctcgctgcaaagcccttcccagcctcgagaccttcccgccctccctcgcctcccac
This region includes:
- the LOC141970808 gene encoding butyrophilin subfamily 1 member A1-like yields the protein MWFHVSPRRLLSYLVTLHVLQLGSESLRVVGPGSPLHATVGQDVVLPCHLSPPKDARSLEILWTRHQFSEIVHHYRNGEDQYGEQLRGYQGRTELLTAGLSNGSLDLRILGLRPSDDGQYLCTVQNADSYAEAAVELEVSATGSVPQLSLEAYEDGGIRVLCRSAGWYPQPQVLWKDPDGQRLPSLSQRHSSDEQGLFDVEDTTIVSRSGARNFSCMVRNSRLNQEQESSLHISAPFFHNAHPWMVALAVLLMLLVALTGLSACLWRRKEKQDAAMAWRKFLLPENPDVVTLDPDTAHSQLILSEDRRSVRLGSARQDLPDSSKRFSDRYCVLGQEGFREGRHCWEVQGDLGGDFNWAVGVARDNIERKGCMDVVPEGGFWAVRHYRGHFESLTCPRTVLSPSPMPSRILVCLDCAEGLVTFINAKTGGEIFTFPPDQFSGEILRPWFWVQTKNTELHLRGGPPQSL